From the Chloroflexus aurantiacus J-10-fl genome, one window contains:
- a CDS encoding homoserine dehydrogenase, which produces MDTVHTLLTGLGNIGRTFLEMLIADPERLPRRYGFRLKIVGVADSTGVALDPSGLDLAAIVDLKRRRLGVRELPAFRSDLNPVTLAQTAEYDLVLEATPTNLRDGQPGLDIVRSALQRGKAAVLASKGPLVLAFQELARLSDWADDLSPHSQRPPLRFSGAVGGALPTINFGRRDLAGAQIERAELVVNGTTQVILEQMAAGADFATALAEAQRQGIVEPDPSLDVDGWDAANKLVIFANAVLNQPATLADVQVRGIREVSADDLAAAWRAGGRISLVATAVRQTDGTYTLSVAPTVLTADHPLSRLAHGEMGFVIYSDSAGRSTVSSLEDGPLGTCQAMLRDVIDIRHRLKRH; this is translated from the coding sequence ATGGACACCGTTCACACTCTTCTTACCGGTTTAGGGAATATTGGTCGCACCTTCCTTGAGATGTTAATCGCCGATCCTGAGCGTTTACCGCGTCGCTATGGCTTCCGTCTCAAGATTGTCGGCGTTGCCGACTCTACGGGTGTCGCCCTTGATCCATCTGGGCTTGATCTGGCAGCGATTGTTGATCTCAAACGACGGCGGCTTGGAGTACGAGAGTTGCCGGCCTTTCGGTCCGATCTCAATCCGGTTACCCTGGCGCAGACAGCCGAATATGATCTCGTGTTAGAAGCAACGCCAACCAATCTTCGTGATGGTCAGCCAGGACTTGACATCGTTCGCTCAGCGCTTCAACGCGGCAAAGCTGCGGTTCTGGCCAGTAAAGGCCCGCTGGTGTTGGCATTTCAAGAGCTGGCGAGACTTAGCGATTGGGCTGATGATCTTTCACCCCATAGCCAGCGTCCACCGTTGCGCTTTTCTGGTGCGGTTGGCGGCGCTTTGCCGACGATTAATTTTGGCCGACGTGATCTGGCTGGTGCCCAGATCGAACGCGCAGAACTGGTGGTGAATGGCACAACCCAGGTCATTCTCGAACAGATGGCTGCCGGTGCCGATTTCGCCACTGCCCTGGCCGAGGCACAGCGGCAGGGCATCGTCGAACCCGATCCCTCACTTGATGTTGATGGCTGGGATGCCGCGAATAAACTGGTCATCTTCGCCAATGCGGTGCTCAATCAGCCGGCAACACTGGCCGATGTACAGGTGCGCGGTATCCGTGAAGTGAGCGCCGACGATCTGGCAGCGGCCTGGCGTGCCGGTGGACGCATCTCGCTGGTTGCCACTGCCGTGCGTCAAACGGATGGAACGTATACTCTCTCGGTCGCGCCAACGGTGTTGACAGCCGACCATCCATTGTCCCGACTGGCGCATGGCGAGATGGGTTTTGTCATCTACAGCGATAGTGCCGGTCGTTCAACGGTCAGCAGTCTCGAAGATGGCCCTCTCGGTACCTGTCAGGCTATGCTACGTGATGTGATTGATATTCGTCATCGTCTGAAGCGTCATTAA
- a CDS encoding LuxR C-terminal-related transcriptional regulator: protein MMPLVRTKLQPPEVRPSLLPRPRLYEQLRLALHSRLVLIAAPAGYGKTSLLAEWIVEARKEWSHIAWLSLDETDNDIRRLLAYLLEALSNLPHERRAQLQALLSEDSEIDTTQWCAELLNDLAETAGPTVIVLDDYHLINDPLIHNAITFLIDHLPPRCRLLIASRRDPPLPLARWRARGHLTELRSFDLAFNPEETAAFLLETMELPLSRDQIVALLESTEGWPAGLRLIALAIRDRVNRGELIDELISGNRYVADYLIEDVFNHLSHQLQQFLLQTSILDQLCGALCDAVIGVHDETEVRTPVQSSQQILTELERNNLFLFPLGSERVWYRYHHLFAEVLRDRLMASHSPDQVAILHRRAGAWYAAHGMLTQAVNHALQAQAFDDVVAMLEPIGLAVISQVGEVTLRRWLPSLPVEAFERHPRLALLRAWLATADYQVDEAAHWIAVAERALAGVASGAATPIGPIANLRGELSAVRVRLAALQGDTDQVIAEGKQALNWLQSDYQSLRMRIAKDLGYACIAQRDLVRAEQSFSEAMVNGFHVGLPYISAMATIDYAYTLMLRGAYTNAINACRDTIDQMMHHQRNRTVPGIGLPFLALADLHTIRHEFAGALPALAEAESAIKSGHTTSYLCLLIVMARVARARNDLPGALRIIRQARFMARQRRVGWVRAVLDGLESQIMIEQGDLEAAGQLITNIVATPSEFQYLPTAAFYAREHITRAHYEWRLAHYQDTGDCQALHDLAMELSTPSGTELWQRLSPLDAALLRGLALAAAGDDATEAILSALDLATSERIVTPFQQAGEPLRRILNQLLSRQRLPPFGEYLLSLLDDYEPSPIAVLSTPSSDALPEPLSQREIEVLRLMAEGRSNQEIAGHLIIAISTVKSHVNNIFSKLGVASRTQAVARGRRLGLIP from the coding sequence ATGATGCCACTTGTGCGCACCAAATTGCAGCCGCCGGAAGTGCGGCCTTCGTTGCTTCCACGTCCCCGCTTGTACGAACAGTTACGGCTTGCCCTGCACAGTCGATTGGTATTGATTGCGGCACCGGCCGGCTACGGTAAAACATCGTTGCTGGCTGAATGGATTGTTGAGGCCCGCAAAGAATGGTCACACATTGCCTGGTTGAGTCTTGATGAGACCGACAATGATATTCGCCGTTTACTGGCCTACTTGCTGGAGGCGTTGAGTAATTTGCCACATGAGCGACGTGCACAGTTGCAGGCACTGTTAAGTGAAGACTCTGAAATTGATACGACACAATGGTGTGCTGAACTACTGAACGATCTGGCCGAGACAGCCGGGCCAACGGTCATTGTGCTCGATGACTACCATCTGATCAACGATCCGCTCATTCATAACGCGATTACCTTTCTCATCGATCACCTGCCACCCCGTTGCCGTTTACTGATTGCCAGCCGCCGCGATCCACCACTGCCTCTGGCGCGCTGGCGCGCCCGTGGTCATCTCACCGAGTTGCGTAGTTTCGATTTGGCCTTTAACCCTGAAGAGACGGCAGCCTTTCTGCTTGAAACGATGGAACTACCCTTGAGTCGCGATCAGATCGTGGCATTACTGGAAAGTACTGAGGGCTGGCCGGCCGGCTTACGACTGATTGCACTGGCGATCCGTGATCGGGTTAACCGTGGTGAATTGATTGATGAATTAATCAGTGGTAATCGCTACGTTGCAGATTATTTAATTGAAGATGTATTTAACCATTTATCACACCAGTTACAACAATTTCTCCTTCAGACATCCATCCTCGATCAGTTGTGTGGAGCGCTATGCGATGCAGTTATCGGTGTCCATGATGAAACAGAGGTACGAACACCGGTTCAATCAAGTCAACAAATCCTGACCGAACTTGAGCGTAACAATCTCTTTCTCTTTCCGCTCGGTAGCGAGCGGGTCTGGTACCGGTATCATCATCTGTTCGCCGAGGTTTTACGGGATCGACTGATGGCAAGTCACTCACCAGACCAGGTGGCGATCCTGCATCGTCGGGCCGGGGCGTGGTACGCAGCGCATGGCATGCTGACGCAAGCAGTCAACCATGCGTTGCAGGCACAGGCATTTGACGATGTTGTTGCTATGCTGGAACCAATTGGTTTAGCGGTCATTTCACAGGTCGGCGAGGTAACGCTCCGGCGATGGTTACCATCTCTTCCTGTAGAGGCTTTTGAGCGTCATCCACGACTGGCTCTCTTACGAGCCTGGCTGGCGACGGCAGATTATCAGGTTGATGAGGCTGCCCATTGGATTGCGGTTGCCGAACGCGCCCTGGCCGGCGTCGCCAGTGGTGCAGCAACGCCTATTGGACCAATTGCGAATTTACGCGGTGAATTGAGTGCGGTACGGGTACGTCTGGCGGCCTTACAGGGTGATACCGATCAGGTGATAGCAGAAGGAAAACAGGCGCTGAACTGGTTGCAGAGCGATTACCAATCACTACGGATGCGAATCGCCAAAGACCTGGGTTACGCCTGTATTGCCCAACGCGATCTGGTACGGGCAGAGCAGTCGTTCAGCGAAGCCATGGTCAACGGCTTTCACGTTGGCCTGCCGTACATTTCAGCAATGGCAACGATCGATTACGCCTATACGCTCATGCTGCGTGGCGCATACACGAACGCGATTAATGCCTGCCGGGATACCATCGATCAAATGATGCATCACCAGCGTAATCGAACCGTTCCTGGTATTGGCTTACCCTTCCTGGCCCTGGCCGACCTGCATACGATCCGCCACGAATTTGCCGGTGCCTTACCGGCCCTGGCCGAAGCGGAAAGTGCGATCAAGTCAGGACATACCACCAGTTATCTCTGTCTGCTGATCGTCATGGCACGGGTAGCCCGTGCCCGCAATGATCTCCCCGGTGCGCTACGGATCATCCGGCAGGCCCGCTTTATGGCGCGCCAGCGGCGAGTGGGCTGGGTACGTGCTGTACTGGATGGTTTAGAGTCTCAAATTATGATCGAGCAGGGTGATTTGGAAGCAGCCGGCCAACTCATCACCAACATTGTGGCCACGCCAAGTGAGTTTCAATATCTGCCAACAGCAGCATTTTATGCTCGTGAACACATAACTCGTGCTCACTATGAATGGCGGCTGGCTCACTACCAGGACACTGGCGACTGTCAGGCACTTCACGATCTGGCAATGGAATTAAGTACACCATCAGGCACAGAACTCTGGCAACGTCTCTCACCACTCGATGCGGCATTGCTGCGCGGATTGGCCCTGGCAGCAGCCGGTGACGATGCCACAGAGGCTATCCTGAGCGCACTCGATCTGGCGACCAGCGAACGGATTGTTACCCCTTTTCAACAGGCAGGTGAACCGCTACGCCGCATCCTCAACCAGCTTTTGAGCCGGCAACGACTGCCACCGTTTGGGGAATACCTGCTCTCGCTCCTTGACGATTATGAACCTTCGCCGATTGCTGTACTGAGCACGCCTTCATCTGATGCGCTGCCCGAACCGCTCAGCCAGCGTGAGATCGAGGTACTACGGTTGATGGCCGAAGGGCGCAGCAACCAGGAGATTGCCGGTCACCTGATTATTGCCATCAGTACGGTAAAATCGCATGTTAACAACATCTTTAGTAAACTGGGCGTCGCCTCGCGCACGCAAGCGGTAGCACGCGGGCGACGGCTCGGTCTGATTCCTTAA
- a CDS encoding glycosyltransferase: protein MEDSLVRIAVVGPTYPFRGGIAHYSTMLVHHLRAAGHTTFFYSFTRQYPTWLFPGRSDRDPSTAPLRVECEYLLDPINPFTWWRLVRRVRADQPDLLLLQWWVPYWTPSLTVISSLLKRPPATKIAMICHNVLPHDGGGVIDRRLAMTVLRRADALIVHSEPDRYRARALLPHARIVKAFLPTYEPILTNAASAVNAALRHQWQVPDQRRILLFFGFVRPYKGLEYLIQALAQVRQQLDVHLLVVGEIWGSPAYYQRYAAEFGVTEAITFVDRYVSNEELPAIFSTADVVVLPYVSATQSAVVQLAFGFGKPVITTNVGGLPEVVQDGVTGLIVPPQDAHALAQAIVRYFQDDLAPCLTANVQASATERAESWPRLVSIITDLAHELNRR from the coding sequence TTGGAGGATTCGCTAGTGCGTATTGCAGTTGTGGGACCAACATATCCTTTTCGCGGTGGTATTGCCCATTACAGCACCATGTTGGTTCACCACCTTCGAGCGGCCGGGCATACCACATTTTTCTACTCCTTTACCCGCCAATACCCGACCTGGCTCTTTCCAGGCCGTAGTGATCGCGATCCAAGCACTGCACCGCTACGGGTTGAGTGCGAGTACTTGCTTGATCCGATAAATCCCTTTACCTGGTGGCGTCTGGTGCGCCGGGTGCGAGCCGATCAACCCGATCTCCTTTTATTACAGTGGTGGGTTCCGTACTGGACACCCAGCCTGACCGTTATTTCGAGTCTGCTTAAACGGCCACCGGCAACGAAGATTGCCATGATCTGTCACAACGTATTACCACATGACGGCGGCGGAGTGATTGATCGGCGGCTGGCGATGACAGTACTGCGCCGGGCTGATGCCCTCATCGTACACAGTGAACCAGATCGCTACCGGGCGCGGGCCTTGCTCCCTCATGCCCGGATTGTGAAGGCATTTCTGCCCACGTATGAGCCGATCTTGACTAATGCAGCCTCTGCTGTCAATGCCGCACTGCGCCACCAGTGGCAGGTACCTGACCAGCGTCGGATATTGCTCTTTTTTGGATTTGTTCGCCCCTACAAAGGGTTGGAATATCTGATTCAAGCTCTGGCTCAGGTTCGGCAACAGCTTGACGTTCATTTGCTCGTCGTGGGTGAAATCTGGGGATCGCCGGCATACTATCAGCGCTACGCAGCCGAGTTTGGGGTGACTGAGGCAATAACATTCGTTGATCGCTATGTATCAAACGAAGAACTGCCGGCAATCTTCAGTACGGCCGATGTTGTTGTTTTACCTTACGTCTCGGCCACCCAGAGTGCGGTTGTCCAGCTCGCGTTTGGTTTTGGTAAACCGGTGATTACAACCAATGTTGGTGGACTACCAGAAGTTGTGCAAGATGGAGTTACCGGCCTGATTGTGCCGCCACAGGATGCGCATGCCCTCGCCCAGGCCATTGTGCGCTATTTCCAGGATGATCTGGCACCGTGCCTCACGGCTAATGTACAGGCTTCAGCTACCGAACGGGCCGAGTCCTGGCCACGATTGGTGTCAATCATTACCGATCTGGCACACGAACTGAACCGAAGATAG
- a CDS encoding glycosyltransferase, which yields MNIFAHTRQQQGKLPAKRRIVFLLPMGIERPSGRRYLNIARGLVQQGFQVRILALHPDLASCAQRRFVIDGVEVWYVGQMHARKVGSTPVRFTPLELLFVLLSSTLGMMWGVLCSPAEWYHLGKPQPINGLAALLAVRLWRRQPFLVDCDDDEVTANRFTARWQRAVFAFWQWLLPRLAAGITVNTRYLADRMARLQRPCVIVPNGVARDFLPPPQPIRTALRQALRLPAGPVIAYAGTLALHNHPVDLLLQAFAQIIIHYPTARLLLIGGGEDLPVIQRYVSQQSWRNQVLLTGHVSHQTVRALLALADLSVDPVYDDAVARARWPLKIAESLALGVPVVTGDVGDRAEILGYGTAGIVVPPGDATALATGITELLADPARLTAMAAAAQVQAKRYDWELLSKRWATIYDWVSRTS from the coding sequence ATGAATATATTCGCACATACCCGTCAGCAACAGGGGAAATTGCCTGCCAAACGGCGGATCGTTTTTCTCTTGCCAATGGGCATTGAACGGCCTTCCGGGAGGCGTTATCTCAACATTGCGCGCGGTCTGGTTCAGCAAGGGTTCCAGGTGCGCATCCTGGCCCTCCATCCTGATCTCGCCAGTTGTGCCCAACGCCGGTTTGTAATCGATGGTGTTGAGGTCTGGTATGTCGGACAGATGCACGCACGCAAGGTCGGTAGCACACCGGTACGATTTACTCCTCTTGAACTACTTTTTGTGCTGCTCTCCTCAACACTTGGCATGATGTGGGGGGTGCTGTGCTCGCCGGCAGAGTGGTATCATCTGGGAAAACCACAACCGATCAACGGCCTGGCGGCGCTGCTTGCAGTGCGTCTCTGGCGGCGACAGCCATTTCTTGTCGATTGCGACGATGACGAGGTAACGGCCAACCGCTTTACTGCACGCTGGCAACGGGCCGTCTTTGCCTTCTGGCAATGGCTGTTGCCGCGTCTGGCCGCTGGCATTACCGTCAATACCCGCTATCTGGCAGATCGAATGGCCCGGCTGCAACGCCCCTGCGTCATTGTGCCCAACGGTGTGGCCCGTGATTTTCTCCCGCCACCACAACCAATCCGCACAGCTCTCAGGCAGGCGTTGAGATTACCCGCAGGGCCGGTGATTGCCTATGCAGGAACCCTGGCTCTCCACAACCATCCAGTTGATCTCCTGTTGCAGGCCTTTGCTCAGATTATCATCCACTACCCAACGGCACGCTTGTTGCTGATCGGTGGCGGTGAGGATTTGCCGGTTATCCAACGCTATGTATCACAACAATCCTGGCGCAACCAGGTTCTTTTGACCGGTCATGTTTCGCATCAGACGGTACGCGCTTTACTGGCATTAGCCGATCTCAGTGTTGATCCAGTTTACGATGATGCGGTAGCGCGTGCTCGCTGGCCACTCAAGATCGCGGAAAGTCTGGCTTTGGGTGTGCCGGTGGTGACCGGCGATGTTGGGGATCGCGCCGAAATCCTGGGGTACGGTACAGCCGGGATCGTGGTACCGCCTGGTGACGCCACAGCACTGGCCACAGGCATTACAGAACTGCTAGCCGACCCGGCACGCCTGACAGCAATGGCCGCCGCAGCTCAGGTGCAGGCGAAGCGGTACGATTGGGAGCTGCTGTCCAAGCGTTGGGCAACGATCTATGATTGGGTGTCACGCACCTCGTAG
- a CDS encoding ATP-binding cassette domain-containing protein has protein sequence MQTPILEMRQITKEFPGVRALDNVTFSVKRGEIHCLVGENGAGKSILMKVLSGVYPYGSYSGEILIDGQPQRFFSIADSERVGIGIIYQELALVPEMTVYENIFLGHEVSRNGIIDWNETIRRADEMLRKVRLTVNPAAKIRDLGVGKQQLVEIAKALSREVRILILDEPTAALNEDDSENLLNLLRELRDQGVTCILISHKLKEVLSVADTVTVLRDGKTVCTLDAHKGEVNEQALIRNMVGREITNIYPPRNHQPGDEVVLELRNWTVYSAEAGRYLLRDVNLQVRRGEIVGLAGLMGAGRTELALSLFGNAPGYRVSGELWLKGRKREFRHPREAIAAGMAYVSEDRKAKGLILIQDVRQNITLANLRALANKGVIDRNAEIQVAEEYRKSLNIKTPTIEQQVVNLSGGNQQKVCLGKWLFVRPDVLILDEPTRGIDVGAKYEIYQLMNRLVEDGMSIIMISSELPEVLGMSDRVYVVSGGRIKGDLPIAVATQEKIMALAVDY, from the coding sequence ATGCAAACCCCGATCCTGGAGATGCGTCAGATTACCAAAGAGTTCCCCGGTGTGCGCGCACTTGATAACGTCACTTTCAGCGTGAAACGGGGTGAAATCCATTGTCTGGTAGGCGAAAATGGGGCCGGCAAATCGATATTGATGAAGGTCTTGAGCGGTGTCTATCCGTATGGCTCGTACAGTGGCGAAATTCTGATTGATGGTCAGCCACAGCGCTTTTTCAGCATTGCTGACAGTGAGCGGGTTGGGATCGGTATCATTTACCAGGAACTGGCCCTGGTACCAGAAATGACCGTCTACGAAAATATCTTTCTCGGCCACGAAGTTAGTCGTAATGGGATTATCGACTGGAACGAGACGATCCGCCGGGCCGATGAGATGTTGCGCAAGGTGCGGCTCACCGTGAATCCGGCTGCCAAAATCCGGGATTTGGGTGTCGGTAAGCAGCAACTGGTCGAAATTGCGAAGGCGCTAAGCCGTGAAGTAAGAATTTTGATCCTTGATGAGCCGACGGCTGCGCTGAATGAAGATGATAGTGAGAACCTGTTAAACCTGTTACGCGAATTGCGCGATCAGGGTGTGACCTGCATTCTGATTTCACACAAGCTGAAAGAGGTGTTATCAGTTGCCGATACGGTGACCGTTCTCCGTGATGGGAAGACGGTCTGTACCCTCGATGCTCACAAGGGCGAAGTGAACGAACAGGCGCTGATCCGCAATATGGTTGGGCGTGAAATTACGAATATCTACCCGCCACGCAATCATCAGCCCGGTGACGAGGTGGTACTTGAGCTACGCAACTGGACAGTCTATTCCGCAGAAGCGGGCCGCTATCTGTTGCGCGATGTTAATTTGCAGGTACGGCGCGGCGAAATTGTCGGCCTGGCCGGTTTGATGGGTGCCGGTCGCACCGAGCTGGCGCTCAGTCTGTTCGGCAATGCACCGGGTTATCGCGTGAGTGGCGAATTGTGGCTCAAAGGTCGTAAACGTGAGTTCAGACATCCGCGTGAGGCGATTGCCGCCGGTATGGCTTACGTCTCGGAAGACCGCAAAGCAAAAGGCTTGATCCTCATCCAGGACGTGCGCCAGAACATCACGCTGGCGAACCTGCGTGCGCTGGCGAACAAGGGCGTTATTGATCGAAACGCTGAGATTCAGGTTGCTGAAGAATACCGTAAATCGTTGAATATCAAAACTCCTACCATCGAGCAACAGGTTGTCAATCTGAGTGGTGGTAATCAGCAAAAGGTGTGTCTCGGTAAATGGCTCTTCGTTCGTCCTGATGTCTTGATTCTCGATGAACCGACTCGTGGTATCGATGTGGGGGCCAAGTATGAAATCTATCAACTTATGAATCGGTTGGTCGAAGATGGCATGAGCATCATCATGATTTCATCGGAATTGCCCGAAGTCCTCGGTATGAGTGACCGGGTCTATGTCGTTTCCGGTGGTCGGATTAAGGGCGATCTACCAATTGCCGTGGCAACCCAGGAAAAGATTATGGCCCTGGCAGTCGATTATTAA
- a CDS encoding sugar ABC transporter substrate-binding protein: protein MSKKTFGLLLSLLTAIAFLLSACGSGGSTGGNTGGSTGGSTGGSTGNTQQLAVGIVLPTKDEPRWIQDETRFREALQQAGYQVEILFSQGSSAKEKENVEALIAKGIKVLIICPHDGTAAAAAAEAARAAGVKVISYDRLIRETDAVDYYVTFDSIAVGAQQAQYLVDHASGTGNPLYLYAGAASDNNAFLFFEGAWKVLQPKIADGTFVIKNSSEAVALQNKLDLTRDEMAKIIGQVTTNWDFNTAKNLAEANLTAATAADKGKVYILAPNDGTARAIADAFAADKDVTEYFVTGQDAEKASVQYIIDGRQSMTVFKDVRTLVQDAIKAAVALLQDQQPEARGTYNNGKKDVPAIQSPVVTVTRDNVRAALIDSGYYSASDFTNLP from the coding sequence ATGTCGAAGAAGACGTTCGGGTTGTTGCTGTCTCTGTTGACAGCCATTGCATTCCTTTTGTCTGCATGTGGCAGTGGTGGCAGCACCGGTGGCAACACTGGTGGGAGTACGGGTGGTAGCACCGGTGGGAGCACCGGCAATACGCAGCAGCTTGCGGTTGGGATTGTCCTTCCTACTAAAGATGAACCCCGCTGGATCCAGGATGAGACACGCTTCCGCGAAGCATTGCAGCAGGCCGGTTATCAGGTTGAGATTCTCTTCAGCCAGGGTTCGTCGGCTAAGGAGAAGGAGAACGTTGAGGCATTGATCGCCAAGGGCATTAAGGTCCTGATCATCTGCCCTCACGATGGTACGGCGGCAGCGGCGGCGGCTGAAGCTGCGCGGGCGGCTGGCGTGAAGGTGATCTCCTACGACCGCCTGATCCGCGAGACTGATGCGGTTGATTACTACGTCACCTTCGATAGCATTGCTGTGGGCGCACAACAGGCGCAGTATCTGGTTGATCACGCCAGCGGTACCGGTAATCCGCTCTACCTGTATGCCGGTGCAGCCTCAGACAACAATGCCTTCCTCTTCTTCGAGGGTGCCTGGAAAGTCTTGCAACCCAAGATTGCCGACGGCACATTCGTGATCAAGAATTCGAGCGAGGCGGTTGCCCTCCAGAACAAGCTCGACCTCACCCGCGACGAGATGGCGAAGATCATCGGTCAGGTGACCACCAACTGGGATTTCAACACCGCCAAGAATCTGGCCGAGGCAAACCTGACTGCGGCGACCGCTGCTGACAAGGGCAAAGTCTACATCCTGGCCCCGAACGACGGTACCGCCCGTGCAATCGCCGATGCCTTCGCTGCTGATAAGGATGTCACCGAGTACTTTGTCACCGGTCAGGATGCTGAGAAGGCTTCTGTGCAATACATCATCGATGGCCGCCAGTCGATGACCGTGTTCAAGGACGTGCGCACGCTGGTGCAAGACGCTATCAAGGCAGCGGTTGCACTCCTTCAGGATCAGCAGCCCGAAGCCCGTGGCACTTACAACAACGGCAAGAAGGACGTCCCCGCCATTCAATCGCCGGTAGTGACGGTCACGCGCGACAACGTGCGCGCAGCCCTGATTGACTCCGGCTACTACAGCGCCAGCGACTTCACCAATCTGCCCTAA